In Pseudomonas sp. P5_109, the genomic window GGTTCCCCATCCACGGTTCAGCCGAAGTGAGTGCGGCAGCGCATCCTTCGCCTGGAGTTATAGGCAGACTAAAAGCGAGGCAAGCATGGACAAACAGCACAAGGCCGGTATTGACGGGGATCAATGGGCGCAGTGCGTGCGGGATCATGGATGGTTGTGGAATGCCGCCAGCGGCAAGGCTGCGGCGACGCTGATCCTCGCCCATGGCGCCGGCGCACCGATGGACAGCGACTGGATGAGCGGCATGGCTGCACGCCTCGCCGCGCAAGGCGTCAACGTGTTGCGTTTCGAATTTCCCTACATGGCACAGCGGCGCATCGATGGTGGCAAGCGCCCGCCGAACCCGGCACCGAAACTGCTGGAATGCTGGCGTGAGGTGTATGCCCAGGTGCGACGTCATGTCACTGGGCCGCTGGCCATCGGCGGCAAGTCCATGGGTGGGCGCATGGCCAGTCTGCTGGCTGATGAGTTGGGCGCGGATGCGCTGGTGTGCCTGGGTTATCCGTTCTATGCAGTGGGCAAGCCGGAGAAGCCACGGGTCGAACATCTGGCTTCTTTGAAAACCCGCACGTTGATTGTGCAGGGCGAGCGCGATGCGCTGGGTAATCGTGAGGCGGTCGAGGGTTATGTGCTGTCACCGAGTATCGAGGTGTTCTGGCTGGCGGCGGGGGATCATGATTTGAAACCGTTGAAGGCTTCGGGGTTTAGCCATGAGCAGCATTTGGCGGCTGCGGCTGGGAAGGTAACCGCATTTCTGCAATGAGATTTGCAGTGCCAGTCAGGCCCTCTTCGCGAGCAAGCCCGCTCCCACATTTGGAATGCATTTCAATTGTGGGAGCGGGCTTGCTCGCGAAGAGGCCAGGACGGGCAACATCATTTCCGACGAGACAATAAAAACCCGGAAGCTTTCGCTGTCCGGGTTTTTGTCATTCCAGCCTCTATCAGCGGTTGAACCGCTCCACCAACGAATACTGGGTATTGGCAGTCTTGGTCAGCTCTTCACTGAGCAACGCCGAGTTCTGCGCCTGTTCCGAAGTCTGGTCCGCCAACTGGGAAATGTTGCTGATGTTGCGGCTGATTTCTTCAGCCACGGCACTTTGCTCTTCGGT contains:
- a CDS encoding alpha/beta family hydrolase — protein: MDKQHKAGIDGDQWAQCVRDHGWLWNAASGKAAATLILAHGAGAPMDSDWMSGMAARLAAQGVNVLRFEFPYMAQRRIDGGKRPPNPAPKLLECWREVYAQVRRHVTGPLAIGGKSMGGRMASLLADELGADALVCLGYPFYAVGKPEKPRVEHLASLKTRTLIVQGERDALGNREAVEGYVLSPSIEVFWLAAGDHDLKPLKASGFSHEQHLAAAAGKVTAFLQ